The genomic stretch TTGAGAAGGTGATAAATCTCTAGGAGGTGAGCATTAAAGTGTTTGCATGTCTAATTGAACAATAGGTCTACTTGATAGAAGTTGTGGAATGGAAAGTGTGAAGTTTTAGGAACATGTGAATCTTTGCATTAGAATAATTAGTTAATTTGCTTTGTAGTTACTTAGCTTTTCTTTCAACTTTCAGAATGTCTGAAACCAAGAAAAACCAAATCATGTATAGTGTGCAGGATGTAATTGAGGCCATCCAGAATGGGGACAGTGACTTGGAAATGCCCTTTGACACAGATTCAAGTGACGAAGAGGAATATGGAGTTATCGGTGAAGCGGACAAGGAAAATAAATTACCCGATGACCACCTAACTTCTGATGTTCAAATCATCACAACAGAGGCAGAACATCCTGATGCCAAGACTGGGCCCCGTGACAGATATCGATGGCTGAAAAAGAATTTCATCTCTCCCAGTACTGATTTTTCTGGTCAGGATGTCAGTAATGATGTCCATTCCCTCTGCACACCACTGGAGTACTTTCAGAAGTTTGTGACAGAAGATATGATCAACGCTCTGGCAGATAACACAAATCAGTACAGTTTTCAGAAGAAAGGATCATCTATAAACACAAACACAAAGGAAATAGAGCAGATTATTGGCATGTATCTGAAGATGGGTCTTGTCCAAATGCCTGGAGTCCGTATGTACTGGGAAGCAGACACAAGATACAGTTCTGTCACTGATGTAATGTCACGAAACAGATTCCAGTCTCTGTTGACATCATTACATTTTGTGAACAATCTACTCGTGTCTGAGATGGAACAAAAAAGTGACAAACTCTGGAAACTCAGACCATGGCTTGATGCTTTCAGAGAGAAATGCCTAAAAGTGGTCCCTGAAGAACATAACTCTGTTGATGAAATGATGATCCCTTTCAGGGGGAAATTCAgcagcatcaaacagtacatgcgTGGCAAGCCAAACCCATGGGGGTTCAAGCTGTGGGCAAGGACTGGAATCTCTGGTATACTTTGTGATTTTGATGTGTACCAAGGCAGTGTGAATGGAATACGGGCAAGATCTGAACTTGGACTATCAGGGGATGTTGTGATGAAACTTGCTTCCACACTTCCACATAGTCACAACTACAAGATCTACGCAGACAACTTTTTCACCAGCATCCCATTGATAGTTAGGCTGCTGGATTGTGGAATTCATTACACAGGAACAGCCAGACAAGTGCGCCTTCCAAACTGTAATCTTGAGGATGAGAAAAGCTTGAAGAaaaagggaagaggaagctttgatGTCAGAGTGGAGTCAAATCACAACATTTGTGCTGTGAAATGGTTTGACAACAGACAGGTTACACTTGTGTCTTCCTTTGCTGGCCCACAACCAGTGGAGAAGATTCAATGCTGGGACAAAACTGCCAAAAGATTTGTTGAAGTTGAGAGGCCTTATATCGTGGCTGCCTATAACAAATTCATGGGCGGAGTGGATTTGTTAGA from Hyperolius riggenbachi isolate aHypRig1 chromosome 5, aHypRig1.pri, whole genome shotgun sequence encodes the following:
- the LOC137519457 gene encoding piggyBac transposable element-derived protein 3-like, which produces MSETKKNQIMYSVQDVIEAIQNGDSDLEMPFDTDSSDEEEYGVIGEADKENKLPDDHLTSDVQIITTEAEHPDAKTGPRDRYRWLKKNFISPSTDFSGQDVSNDVHSLCTPLEYFQKFVTEDMINALADNTNQYSFQKKGSSINTNTKEIEQIIGMYLKMGLVQMPGVRMYWEADTRYSSVTDVMSRNRFQSLLTSLHFVNNLLVSEMEQKSDKLWKLRPWLDAFREKCLKVVPEEHNSVDEMMIPFRGKFSSIKQYMRGKPNPWGFKLWARTGISGILCDFDVYQGSVNGIRARSELGLSGDVVMKLASTLPHSHNYKIYADNFFTSIPLIVRLLDCGIHYTGTARQVRLPNCNLEDEKSLKKKGRGSFDVRVESNHNICAVKWFDNRQVTLVSSFAGPQPVEKIQCWDKTAKRFVEVERPYIVAAYNKFMGGVDLLDSFAAKYKFPLKSCRWYLYIFWHTIILAVINAWLLYKRDCKALDIPKKQMLNRRMFQAQLASSLIPIGTAGSVSKRGRPSASPVSSRGGTLTSQKRQFTDDGGSSAAMTAKKSNAHPPKEVCKDMIGHFPIKADRGCRHCAKGYTNTLCRKCNVRLCFSEQNNCFWNYHN